One genomic region from Streptomyces sp. NBC_01431 encodes:
- a CDS encoding NUDIX hydrolase, which translates to MATPDFIRDIRAVAGHQLLLLPGVSAIVFDDEGRVLLGRRADNGQWSTIGGIPEPGEEPADTAVREVYEETGVRCVAERVVLVEAARQSITYPNGDVCQFMDICFRCRATGGEARVNDDESLEVGWFAMDALPRLSDFALFRIKQAQSDAPTWFKPSTAV; encoded by the coding sequence ATGGCAACTCCTGACTTCATTCGAGACATCCGGGCGGTCGCCGGGCACCAGCTGCTCCTGCTGCCGGGCGTGAGCGCCATCGTCTTCGACGACGAGGGCCGGGTCCTCCTCGGCCGACGGGCCGACAACGGTCAGTGGTCGACCATCGGCGGCATCCCCGAGCCGGGGGAGGAGCCCGCCGACACCGCGGTCCGCGAGGTGTACGAGGAGACCGGCGTACGGTGCGTCGCCGAGCGGGTGGTGCTGGTCGAAGCCGCGCGTCAGAGCATCACCTACCCCAACGGTGACGTCTGCCAGTTCATGGACATCTGCTTCAGGTGCCGGGCCACCGGCGGCGAGGCCCGTGTCAACGACGACGAATCGCTCGAAGTGGGCTGGTTCGCCATGGACGCGCTGCCCAGGCTCAGCGACTTCGCGCTGTTCCGCATCAAGCAGGCACAGTCGGACGCCCCCACATGGTTCAAGCCCAGCACCGCGGTGTGA
- a CDS encoding mechanosensitive ion channel family protein has translation MSRGLVLHDWVVAGIAVAAGIAAGLLLRVLLRWLGKHARRTRWTGDDIIVDALRTIAPWAAVIAGTAVAASALPLTTRVAGIVNHSLTALLILITTFTAARVIAGLVQSLAQSRTGVAGSATIFVNITRVVVVAMGVLVALETVGVSIAPLLTALGVGGLAVALALQDTLANLFAGVHILASKTVQPGDYIRLSSGEEGYVVDINWRNTVVRNLSNNLVIIPNGRLARTNMTNYTRPEQELSILVQVGVGYDSDLEHVERVTLEVVDGVMADIAGALPGHEAAVRFHTFADSRINFTVILGVGEFSNQYRIKHEFIKRLHRRYRAEGISIPAPTRTVALQQDLPEPPPPYPSSSTPFPHQREAPPSAIADNER, from the coding sequence TTGAGCCGGGGCCTGGTCCTGCACGACTGGGTGGTGGCCGGCATCGCGGTGGCCGCGGGGATCGCGGCCGGGCTGCTCCTGCGCGTCCTCCTGCGCTGGCTGGGCAAGCATGCACGCAGGACGCGATGGACCGGGGACGACATCATCGTCGACGCACTGCGCACGATCGCACCGTGGGCGGCCGTCATCGCGGGCACGGCCGTGGCGGCTTCGGCTCTGCCCCTCACCACGCGCGTCGCCGGCATCGTCAACCATTCGCTGACCGCCCTGCTCATCCTCATCACCACCTTCACGGCGGCCCGGGTCATCGCCGGCCTCGTCCAGTCGCTGGCGCAGTCCCGCACTGGTGTGGCGGGTTCGGCCACGATCTTCGTGAACATCACCCGGGTCGTGGTCGTCGCGATGGGCGTCCTCGTCGCCCTGGAGACCGTGGGTGTGTCGATCGCGCCGCTGCTCACCGCACTCGGAGTCGGCGGCCTCGCGGTCGCACTGGCCCTCCAGGACACGCTCGCCAACCTCTTCGCGGGCGTGCACATCCTCGCGTCGAAGACGGTGCAGCCCGGTGACTACATCCGGCTCAGCAGCGGTGAAGAGGGCTATGTGGTCGACATCAACTGGCGCAACACGGTGGTGCGAAACCTCTCGAACAACCTGGTGATCATCCCCAATGGCCGCCTGGCCCGTACGAACATGACCAACTACACGCGCCCGGAACAGGAGTTGTCGATCCTGGTGCAGGTGGGCGTCGGCTACGACAGCGACCTGGAGCACGTCGAGCGGGTGACCCTGGAGGTGGTCGACGGCGTGATGGCGGACATCGCCGGGGCGCTCCCCGGTCATGAGGCCGCCGTCCGCTTCCACACGTTCGCGGACTCCAGGATCAACTTCACGGTGATCCTGGGCGTCGGCGAATTCAGCAACCAGTACCGGATCAAGCACGAGTTCATCAAGCGCCTGCACCGGCGGTACCGGGCCGAGGGCATTTCGATCCCGGCCCCCACGCGGACGGTCGCTCTCCAGCAGGATCTGCCCGAGCCGCCGCCCCCGTATCCGTCCTCCTCGACTCCGTTCCCGCACCAGCGGGAGGCGCCTCCTTCCGCGATCGCGGACAACGAGCGCTGA
- a CDS encoding cold shock domain-containing protein — translation MDTMSERCEGIVEYFDREKGYGFVVPFGQHDAIHVRREDIEGETRTLSEGQQVSFVIELGQGRFEARAVRP, via the coding sequence ATGGACACGATGAGTGAGAGGTGCGAGGGGATCGTCGAGTACTTCGACCGCGAAAAGGGCTACGGATTCGTCGTGCCCTTCGGGCAGCACGACGCCATCCACGTACGGCGCGAGGACATCGAAGGGGAGACCCGGACGCTGTCCGAGGGTCAGCAGGTGTCCTTCGTCATAGAGCTGGGCCAGGGCCGCTTCGAGGCGCGTGCCGTACGCCCCTGA
- a CDS encoding NADP-dependent isocitrate dehydrogenase, whose protein sequence is MTDSTIIYTHTDEAPALATHSFLPVIQAYASTAGVTVETRDISLAGRIIASFPEFLQESQRIDDALAELGELAKTPGANIIKLPNVSASIPQLKAAVAELQGQGYALPDYPDDPKSEQDKDVRARYDKIKGSAVNPVLREGNSDRRAPASVKNYAKAHPHRMGKWTPDSKTNVATMGADDFRSTEKSVVVNEDGSLRIELVAADGTTTVLRESVPVLAGEVVDASVMRVAALREFLSAQIAQAKADGVLFSVHLKATMMKVSDPIVFGHVVRAFFPKTFDKYGDVLVAAGLSPNDGLGAILKGLDNVPHIGAEIKAAFEAELTEGPALAMVDSDRGITNLHVPSDVIVDASMPAMIRTSGHMWGPDGQEADTLAVLPDSSYSGVYQAVIDDCRAHGAFDPSTMGSVPNVGLMAQKAEEYGSHDKTFEIPAAGTVRLVDTAGNTVLEQEVAEGDIFRACQTKDLPIQDWVKLAVTRARATGDPAVFWLDEGRAHDATLIEKVRTYLAEHDTEGLQIEIMSPVEATAFSLERIRRGENTISVTGNVLRDYLTDLFPILELGTSAKMLSVVPLMNGGGLFETGAGGSAPKHVQQLVKENYLRWDSLGEFLALAVSFEHLATTTGNARAQILADTLDRATGTFLNEDKSPSRKLGGIDNRGSHFYLALYWAQELAKQTEDTQLAQAFAALATTLSEQEQTIVDELIAVQGSPVDIGGYYQPDAAKASAVMRPSKAFNQAIATLA, encoded by the coding sequence GTGACTGACTCGACCATCATCTACACCCACACTGACGAGGCGCCGGCCCTGGCGACGCATTCGTTCCTGCCCGTGATCCAGGCGTACGCCTCGACCGCCGGTGTCACTGTGGAGACCCGTGACATCTCCCTCGCGGGGCGCATCATCGCGAGCTTCCCCGAGTTCCTTCAGGAGAGCCAGCGGATCGACGACGCGCTCGCTGAGCTCGGTGAGCTGGCCAAGACGCCCGGCGCGAACATCATCAAGCTGCCGAACGTGTCGGCCTCCATCCCGCAGCTCAAGGCCGCTGTCGCCGAGCTTCAGGGCCAGGGCTACGCGCTGCCGGACTACCCGGACGACCCGAAGAGCGAGCAGGACAAGGACGTCCGCGCGCGCTACGACAAGATCAAGGGCAGCGCCGTCAACCCGGTCCTGCGCGAGGGCAACTCCGACCGCCGTGCCCCCGCGTCGGTCAAGAACTACGCCAAGGCCCACCCGCACCGCATGGGCAAGTGGACCCCCGACTCGAAGACGAACGTCGCCACCATGGGCGCGGACGACTTCCGGTCCACCGAGAAGTCCGTGGTCGTCAACGAGGACGGCTCGCTGCGCATCGAGCTCGTGGCGGCGGACGGCACCACCACCGTGCTGCGCGAGTCCGTACCCGTCCTCGCGGGCGAGGTCGTCGACGCGTCCGTGATGCGCGTGGCCGCCCTGCGCGAGTTCCTCTCCGCGCAGATCGCCCAGGCCAAGGCCGACGGCGTGCTGTTCTCGGTGCACCTCAAGGCGACGATGATGAAGGTCTCCGACCCCATCGTCTTCGGCCACGTGGTGCGCGCCTTCTTCCCGAAGACGTTCGACAAGTACGGTGACGTCCTCGTCGCCGCCGGTCTGTCCCCGAACGACGGCCTCGGCGCCATCCTCAAGGGCCTCGACAACGTGCCGCACATCGGCGCCGAGATCAAGGCGGCCTTCGAGGCCGAGCTCACCGAGGGCCCGGCCCTCGCGATGGTCGACTCCGACCGCGGCATCACCAACCTGCACGTGCCGTCCGACGTCATCGTGGACGCCTCCATGCCGGCCATGATCCGCACCTCGGGCCACATGTGGGGCCCCGACGGCCAGGAGGCCGACACCCTCGCGGTCCTGCCGGACAGCAGCTACTCGGGTGTCTACCAGGCCGTCATCGACGACTGCCGCGCGCACGGCGCCTTCGACCCGTCCACCATGGGCTCCGTGCCCAACGTCGGTCTGATGGCGCAGAAGGCCGAGGAGTACGGCAGCCACGACAAGACCTTCGAGATCCCGGCCGCGGGCACCGTCCGCCTTGTCGACACCGCGGGCAACACGGTCCTGGAGCAGGAGGTCGCCGAGGGTGACATCTTCCGCGCCTGCCAGACCAAGGACCTGCCGATCCAGGACTGGGTCAAGCTCGCCGTCACCCGCGCCCGCGCGACCGGCGACCCGGCCGTGTTCTGGCTGGACGAGGGCCGCGCCCACGACGCCACGCTCATCGAGAAGGTCCGCACCTACCTCGCCGAGCACGACACCGAGGGCCTCCAGATCGAGATCATGTCGCCCGTCGAGGCGACCGCGTTCTCCCTGGAGCGCATCCGTCGCGGCGAGAACACCATCTCGGTCACCGGCAACGTGCTGCGCGACTACCTGACCGACCTGTTCCCGATCCTGGAGCTCGGCACCAGCGCCAAGATGCTCTCGGTGGTCCCGCTGATGAACGGCGGCGGCCTCTTCGAGACGGGCGCAGGCGGCTCCGCGCCCAAGCACGTCCAGCAGCTGGTCAAGGAGAACTACCTGCGCTGGGACAGCCTGGGTGAGTTCCTCGCGCTCGCGGTCAGCTTCGAGCACCTCGCGACGACCACGGGCAACGCGCGCGCCCAGATCCTCGCCGACACCCTCGACCGCGCCACCGGCACCTTCCTCAACGAGGACAAGTCGCCGAGCCGCAAGCTGGGCGGCATCGACAACCGCGGCAGCCACTTCTACCTCGCCCTGTACTGGGCGCAGGAGCTGGCCAAGCAGACCGAGGACACGCAGCTCGCCCAGGCGTTCGCGGCCCTGGCCACGACGCTGAGCGAGCAGGAGCAGACCATCGTCGACGAGCTCATCGCGGTGCAGGGCTCGCCGGTCGACATCGGCGGCTACTACCAGCCGGACGCCGCGAAGGCCTCCGCGGTCATGCGTCCCTCGAAGGCGTTCAACCAGGCCATCGCCACCCTCGCCTGA
- a CDS encoding esterase-like activity of phytase family protein: MRLRTAVTAATASLVVAASVTVTDATATAQPSNGARHACSSSTSVDGFFDGLDKTVFQGTAVGNLSGLAVDTDGTVAALSDRSQLFALKVGKGPVAAPVRVVPLADEKGAQLDSEAVVIDRDGSRLVTSEVEPSVRRYDRDGKLLGRLPVPDALRVAPAGRATLNLTFEGLALQPGGRTLIASMEGPLSGDAKDAAGRSLVRFQTWHRGGTKGEFQLAEQYAYPPDPNAGVSEITATGDGRLLVLERGFTAGVGNSVRLFLADPRGASDVSGVENLPGAARPIRKTLLADLADCPSLGATAKQPQPNPLLDNIEGTAVTGRTRDGRLRLLLVSDDNENARQTTRLYALTVRLPRHV, from the coding sequence GTGCGTCTGCGCACCGCCGTCACCGCCGCGACCGCTTCACTGGTGGTGGCCGCCTCAGTGACCGTCACCGATGCGACCGCCACCGCCCAACCGTCGAACGGAGCCCGGCACGCGTGCTCCTCGTCCACCTCCGTCGACGGCTTCTTCGACGGTTTGGACAAGACCGTGTTCCAGGGCACGGCCGTCGGCAATCTGTCCGGTCTGGCCGTCGACACCGACGGTACGGTCGCCGCGCTGTCCGACCGCTCCCAGCTCTTCGCCCTGAAGGTGGGCAAGGGGCCGGTGGCCGCGCCGGTACGGGTCGTGCCGCTCGCCGACGAGAAGGGCGCCCAGCTGGACTCCGAGGCCGTCGTCATCGACCGCGACGGCTCCCGTCTGGTCACCTCGGAAGTGGAGCCGTCCGTACGCCGCTACGACCGGGACGGCAAGCTCCTGGGACGGCTGCCGGTCCCCGACGCACTGCGGGTCGCCCCGGCCGGGCGCGCCACCCTCAACCTGACCTTCGAGGGGCTCGCCCTCCAGCCGGGCGGCCGCACTCTGATCGCCTCCATGGAGGGCCCTTTGTCGGGCGACGCCAAGGATGCGGCCGGACGTTCACTCGTACGGTTCCAGACCTGGCACCGCGGAGGCACGAAGGGTGAGTTCCAGTTGGCGGAGCAGTACGCCTACCCGCCGGACCCGAACGCGGGCGTGTCCGAGATCACCGCGACGGGGGACGGCCGCCTCCTCGTCCTGGAGCGCGGCTTCACCGCGGGCGTCGGCAATTCGGTACGCCTCTTCCTCGCCGACCCGCGCGGTGCGAGTGACGTGAGCGGCGTCGAGAACCTTCCGGGCGCCGCCAGGCCCATACGCAAGACTCTCCTCGCCGATCTCGCGGACTGCCCCTCACTGGGCGCGACGGCGAAGCAACCGCAGCCCAATCCGCTGCTCGACAACATCGAGGGAACGGCTGTCACCGGCCGCACCCGGGACGGGCGTCTTCGGCTGCTCCTGGTCAGTGACGACAACGAGAACGCACGGCAGACCACCCGCCTGTACGCGCTGACGGTTCGGCTGCCGCGACACGTCTGA
- a CDS encoding cytochrome P450, whose translation MSLESALRVNLRSRVTMWLGRTYLARIQKRGIGPGTISLLPDALLMPLRRDGLDPVPELTARQSEEPVSKVPLPFGMDAWVVTGHEAVKAVLGSADGFSNDFTHLAGNAGVEEEQHPGGLGFSDPPVHTRLRRILTPEFTMRRLRRLTPRIDAIVTERLDAMEAASGPVDLVEAFALPIPSLTICELLGVPYEDRHDFQQLAMERFDLFGGATAPLGVMSASLSYFRDVVKKQRENPGDGLLGMIVKEHGDSVGDDELAGLADGVLTGGFETTASMLALGSLVLLQEPDAFARIAHDEAAAATFVEEALRYLTVVQLAFPRFAREDVEIAGVRIPKGDMVLCSLSGANRDAAFTPGGGAFDAHRKAGGSHLAFGYGIHRCIGAELARMELRAAFPALVRRFPEMRLAVPAEELAFRKLSIVYGVESLPVHLRG comes from the coding sequence ATGTCCTTGGAGTCCGCCTTGAGGGTAAATCTCCGTTCCCGCGTCACCATGTGGCTCGGGCGCACCTACCTTGCCAGGATCCAGAAGCGCGGCATCGGGCCCGGCACGATCTCGCTGCTCCCCGACGCCCTGCTCATGCCGCTGCGCAGGGACGGACTCGACCCGGTACCCGAGCTGACCGCACGGCAGAGTGAGGAACCGGTCAGCAAGGTCCCGCTGCCGTTCGGTATGGACGCCTGGGTGGTCACCGGGCACGAGGCGGTGAAGGCGGTGCTCGGCTCCGCCGACGGGTTCAGCAACGACTTCACCCACCTCGCGGGCAACGCCGGCGTGGAGGAGGAGCAGCACCCCGGCGGCCTCGGATTCAGCGACCCGCCGGTGCACACCCGGTTGCGCCGCATCCTGACGCCCGAATTCACCATGCGGCGGCTGCGGCGCCTCACCCCCCGCATCGACGCCATCGTGACCGAACGGCTCGACGCGATGGAGGCCGCGAGCGGTCCCGTCGACCTGGTGGAAGCCTTCGCGCTGCCCATTCCCTCCCTGACCATCTGCGAACTGCTCGGCGTGCCCTACGAGGACCGCCACGACTTCCAGCAGCTAGCCATGGAGCGTTTCGACCTGTTCGGCGGAGCGACGGCGCCGCTCGGTGTGATGTCGGCGTCCCTCTCGTACTTCCGTGACGTCGTCAAGAAGCAGCGCGAGAACCCGGGCGACGGACTCCTCGGCATGATCGTCAAGGAGCACGGCGACAGCGTCGGAGACGACGAACTCGCCGGTCTCGCCGACGGCGTACTGACCGGCGGATTCGAGACCACCGCCAGCATGCTGGCGCTCGGCTCCCTCGTGTTGCTCCAGGAACCGGACGCCTTCGCGCGAATAGCGCACGACGAGGCGGCCGCCGCCACCTTCGTGGAGGAGGCCCTGCGGTATCTCACCGTGGTGCAGCTGGCCTTCCCGCGCTTCGCGCGCGAGGACGTCGAGATCGCGGGGGTACGCATTCCCAAGGGGGACATGGTGCTGTGTTCGCTCAGCGGCGCCAACCGCGACGCCGCGTTCACCCCCGGCGGCGGCGCTTTCGACGCGCACCGCAAGGCCGGCGGCAGCCATCTCGCCTTCGGCTACGGCATCCACCGCTGCATCGGGGCGGAACTCGCCCGGATGGAACTGCGCGCGGCCTTCCCCGCGCTGGTCCGCCGCTTCCCCGAGATGCGCCTTGCCGTACCGGCCGAGGAACTCGCCTTCCGCAAGCTGTCGATCGTGTACGGCGTG